In Dermacentor variabilis isolate Ectoservices chromosome 10, ASM5094787v1, whole genome shotgun sequence, the genomic window AATGTACACATGAAGTAATCCGTGTTCCACTTCTATCTTGCTCCTTCATGTAAGGGATTGATATCATACTAACTCAATTAATTTAATAAATAgtaatacagtaaaagctcgttaattcacaaCTCATTCATTCAAAAATTAAGATAATTTGAAGCAGCAGCCAGGGTCcgtccaacaatgtattgaaagcaatatgtaatgcATCTGGCCAACTCGCACTGAGGTCCGTACCACCACTGATTATTCTAACTCCACGCCCTCGTGGTTGGCAAGAGTGCTAGTGCGCAGGAGCACGTTGGCAACGCTGGCGTTGCCGCATGCGCTGCGCAGCCTTGCTCTTTCCACTTGTGGCCCTTTGTTTAGGCACGACTGGAGAGAGACGCATTTGCGCCTGGCCAGGCATGGCTAACGCCTCTGTTGCAAGtcggttctctccctctctcaaaaCCTTTGAGATAAAAATGCAGACGCGGCGCTGCGTGTTTTtcctgatttttctttttttttttcattttacattTTGGAGGCTATGCTCTTTCTCTATAAGGTGTTCTGCCGAGAAGCGGCTCCAGGTAATGTCTAAAACATGGCGGCCGTGACGTTCGTCGGCACTTGCGGTACCAAAAAGCACAGCCTTTGAAATCGATggctattactcaaaggaaagcatcgctggagggatggatggatggatgttatgagcgtcctctttggaacagGGTAGTGGGTTGCACCATCAAgatcttgttattatattgcctaatgtcctacctatgttaaaaaagaaggaaaaaaaaggcacGAAGAAGTCTCATCACCAAAATTTCTGAACTCGTATTGGGAACTTTATTTTTGTATGCCTCCATCATTTGTcgtttttctacttttcttcatGCTTGGACGACACCTCTACGTATAGTGAAACTTGGCAGCATGCAGCTGGTGCAGCTACGAGAGTACAATGGAGACCAACGTAGGAGCAGGTTGTGGTGCGTTTCATGAGTGCATTTTAGAGCTCACCTCTTCTTCCTGCAGCGAGCACTGGCGGGGCAAAGGCGTACTTATAGTCCATGACGTTTTTAGCACATGTCGCTTGTGGCCAGTCATGTTACCATGCACGCTATGCTGCTTGCGCTGCACCAGCTGAAATGCAGTCCCCTCCATAATTCGACGCATGCGCAATCAACTGCTCTCTCCggaacatgcgcagaacgatcTCCAACCCGTGCTCCGTTTTGAATGGCTGCCTGCGACAGCCAGCAAAGCGGTGTGGGCACATTTTTTTCTCTGTGCCATGCACTGTGGGTTGGTGCAGTTGGGGCGCCGAACGTGCAGCTGGAGCAGGAGCCATCTCGACATCAGATCGCGTTGGCTgtgtccggttacgttggctgcgccagtgcttcgaACTATAGACGTTGTTACAGCATACTAGAAGGGGCAGTGCAGCGGGTGGCACTCTCCGCATGGctccgcaggtgtcgcaagtagcGGCGGTGCTGTGATCAACCACTCTTGAAAAGCAGGAAACGAAACGCCCGCATACACTGCGACGTACCTATATGCTTGAAGAGCACAGGAAGTTTTCTTCAGTTTTTTCCCGATACACTTCAATTATTTGGTCAGTATTCTCTGCTTACAATCAGACAATGAAACGCGTATTGTTTTTTGCCACAGATGCTAAAGCATTTTCTGAAATTACTATAGCACATCTGTCCTTGCCGCTGGAACCTAGCTATGCAATCGAGAAAATGGGTACTTTTGACTGCATTCGAGTCCCGTCCAGATGAACTTTTTCAACACGATAGAAAATGATCACTGCTTTACATTCAGCAACCAGGATCAAGATTAGCATAGAGAGCTTGAGGGCACAGACAATGTGCATCCAAACTCGAGTGGGCAGGTTCGGATCGTACATAATATCAATCAAGTGACCACATAACACAGGAATTATATGCAACTAGTCCCCGCAACATCGAAAGTGTAAATTAAGCTGTTACGTTGCCCATTCGTTACCTCCTCTGGCACATCTTTCAACAGCACATGTTATAGGCGACTACATGAAAACATAAACTGTGCTGATGAATAACATCGAACAGCCTGACTTAATTCTTCTTATGTCTACAGAAATGCTCATGGATTGAAAAGCAGCAGAGAAAACATGCAGGCCTGAATTGAAGTCACATATGCCCACAGAAGCCATTTATTCTGAAGAAGTCGCTGAAATTCATCTGTAGTAATACAgacgaacccacttataacgacacCGGTTTTAATATATCGGtgataacaatgagaagctgctgcaccgtcaacttgtgtatgttttccatggttaAATAACCCACCTACTACAATGCCCCAATGCGgcattattggttataatgatgaaatgcgaaattcttgaaaagaaaaaaagaaaacgagaaattcgagctgctgcaTGATAGGCCACTGCTCCAACAGCCGCCGTGCTCAATTTTCCAGCCATCTACATGCAGCTCTCTCTCTTCGCCCTTCCACAAcaccgaacacgaatgggctacGCCCATAGCTCTAAATACATGGGAGTTTTCGTagttcgccctcatcgaaatgcggccgccgtggccgggattcgatcctgcgacctcgtactcagcagaccaacaccgcagccactgagctaccacggcgggtgttgaGACGATCGTCGTGAACATGCTTAATCAGATAGCGATGGCGACAACTGCAGGAAGGTTGCTTCAACGTTATCGTcgcaggaggcccggcagatgattcagtccctccgcaGCTTCGATTTCATGAGGAATCTTCTGTTGCACTACGTGGAGCCCTTGGGTGCCTTGGAAaaagatgtcggcaagcttcacaTACAGCGTGCAAGGCTGACAAGCAGgacttttctcgtgcaagccagtaaGAAGTATGTgacgagatgcttgtggcgatctctccttagcattttgtctggattttgcaagctgacaggctgccacggcagcgttctcgcaatttttaaaaggcccctttcggGGCCACCAACgcgatgcctcggcggtgcttgcatatcgcttgccacctgtgACACCTCTTTACAGTTGTTATAGCAATGCCATTCTTTAACCCCGACAGCCGCCGCTTGTTACTTGCGATCGgagtgcccaggaagcagttaaacgagtgaacacaatcggcagccggatggaggaaatGGACGGATGATGAGGAGGGGCGCTGGCCTCcacgccattatagttttctcacattaGCTCTCCCATCCCCCTATTTTAATTTTTTCATGCAACTCGGTTATAACAACTATCGGTTatatcatagagtttcatattactataactagagggaaatttggcgctgcgatcgttcaaccatcataggaatgatgggaagtacaggggACGGATTGGTAtcttgttgactggcgaactaggcTACAGGTATTTTTGGCAGCTTTGGTTGCACTCCGAGAGCAATTGCTATAACCCGCAGTGGGATGGTGCAATGCAAAGCTTACTGCCTtttttctgttgctcgaagtggcaaTAGTGCGCTGGGCAAGTGGCTGGGCCAATGTTTGGTTTCGTGGTGTGGTGTCGAAGctctgacgagaaagcgacggcatcgtaaatgAGAGAATGTGTTTTGACCGTtttgaccttggtttgttaagtgtatCAGGTTGGTGTTGTAGCGTTACAtactttatgaaacttcagaagagcaaaaggaaggcactactgatacagggcacagacagttgtacttccagtggcttgacaatcaaattttattgagggttTCATTACGCATTGCtcatttatgtgctcattgaaatgtgttttaggactttgaaacACAAACTTACTTATGAAAGGTTACTGCTTCCTGGCTGCTGTCTGCTTTCACAAGGTgggtgcaaagccacgccataacggcTGCTGGCGGCCGCTTCAGAAGcagtacgtcaatataaaatataatgaaacatactcgtaggaggccacaagtgtcctagctagcactgcagcagatgtgcttaaaagtacttgaagacgttcagcaattgtgacagccgacgcagtctttagaaagagcgagagagttcgcaagtgcctgtcgtctgcaaGAAAAATATCGCGTTCGCAGTGAGCAGGCATCGTAGCAGACAACACTTGTAGCATTTCTGTCaaaggcgcaacactttctcactatgcgaaatttttatttccataaataatgagtatttttatataggTACACGCACAGTTGTTATTGCTATTATAAAAATTagtaaataattattctctggtgctaaatcgggaacagaattgcagAGGAATGCATACCTTGGTGTTCCCTGGTGGCaaaccgtgcttcaatctcaaaaTCATACAAAGCTTATGTAATGTGTTGTGCATTATAGAgaatactgcagaaataaaatgagaTTTTATgtgataatatttgagtatagttACATTTACTGCACTACAAGCAAACGCtgctagtctaaagatcgaagtcaatccaaAGCCTGTACTTCTCATCATTTCCATGTAGGTTGAGCCAACGCTCaggagagcccccgtagacattagcaccacatttccctctagggtatttatttagtaACTCtatggttataacaatggaattttcatggcacttgaataatGTTATAAGTGGATTCGACTGTAATGTCGCAACTGCACAGTAAACGCGAATGAGCAGAAGGAGAGGACTAGCACAACAATTATGCCGGAAGCCAAGCGGTAGCTTCACTGAAATGGAAAAGCAGCTCATTATTGTATTTATGGTGGCCATGCTTTGGCATGGAGCATGGAGCTTTGGCAACGACCCAGTGAAAACGGTTCGTCCATAGGACATTCGAATCATATCCCAATGTCCATGCACCATTTCGGCTAGAAATAGTACATCTTCTGGACATCAGTCTCGGATATCTTATTACAAGTGTCGTAAGGTTATCCCGCATGGACCCTTTTTTGACATGAACGTGAATATTTGTCCTCCAATTGAAGCTATGCCTCATGAGTTTCCTCGTatcagaattatgttttctcacatATGTTCAAGTTACAATACGAAGCTATCACATCTGCAGCTTGCGTTTATGTCATACTACGAATTTTCTGatgcaatttactttgaaaacttcaattaccgtatttacccgaATCTAATGCGCACGTTCTTTCCAATAAAACCGGTCCAAAAAGTGCatgcgcattagaatcgagtaccACCCTATATACACATTAACATATCACCGTCAGCAttcgaaaaatggccgcctcaCACGCGCTCCTAGCCTAGCTGCCgcagcttcctccatgtgcatacctccgTGTTGTAAGTGTAACCAGGCGCTGGTATAACCTAGTCTACCGCCTCTCTgcccgttttctgcgtttattcaatcagcatggaagcaccgactgcaaagacacgcggagtccaccatgatgccgcatttaaaaggaaagttatcaagtactgtaagagttggggtcgggcatgaaataaatggtagctggcccatgcagtTGTCCAACTCatccatgctgaggacgttgttgaagggaggtaCTTGctctcatcaagaacgaggaatatggtaTTTATTTACAACATCTACATCAAGGGTGGAGaatgttacatttcatcagtctagcatgactgaaagaaaaAGCACACCAAGCAGCCGTAAACAGCTGCTTAAAAAAATTCTGTCATCCCTAGATCCCAAGGTGAGaaaaaactgccgttcaaccttcgacaaatgggagcgtccaaagtcatcgtagtcgacccgcctttgaggaggAGGCTTCACACACTCACTTTTGCACTTTGgcttcactgaacacaccgaggtgagagggttctcgtagaCAGGGGTCATGACCCAAGCATGATCttgatcccagagttgaccccgcagacagtaGCCACCGCGTCTGTCGATTGACTGCGACGACTTCTGGGGCCCATGAGAAAGCATTGCAAAACGTCCTTtcccaggagttctcttgctccaaaaAAACCGTAAAGGCGACAGCGACTCAACTAACAATACTCAGTCCGTGGAATGTGGCTAGACATGCTGGCACCGTTGGGCTATTGAGGAAGCGCATTTTTCTCTTTACAAAGTAAGTCGTCGCAGCAGGCCGGGAAAATTTTGCAGGTCGGTACTCCTGCAGGCTGATCGTAACAGTGCACGGAGACGGATGGAAATCGGGctgcatcacgggcgttcggagcTCCCAAAATTTGCGTGCGGGACTGGggcaaacagaaggagaatattttcatcagcaaagcaacaaggaagggtttcagtggaccgaagcagggccgCTTTGCTGACatagaagagctgctcgcggaatacgtgcaagagcagtGAGCGGCACAGCGGCCTGTGAAGACCGATCTCCTCAAAGTACGGGCGATGTACGGTAGTTAGCTCTACAGAAAGGGCTAAGGCagagtgacttcaaagcgagcaggtgctggctGTCAAATtctatgaaaagaaaaggcttttcgcTTTGAAGGTGGACaaggatatgccaaaaattgcccaaTAAGTAagaagagaaattgcacagttttcagcagtatgttttgaagttgcgccatagaaacggctaccacttcgGATAGATTGTAAATGTCGATCAGACgccgctctactttgacatgcctgccaccacaaccatTGAAAATAAGGGGGAAAAGCAAGTGCGCATTTTGTCTTCCAGCCACGAAAAAACTAGTcactgcaatgctttgttgcactgcggatgggcacaagctgcccctgTATCTTTAGACGGAAGACGCTcccgaaaggaatcgtgtttccgagtggcgtgattgtgtgcaaatgaaaaaggttggattACCCCGGACTTGGTCACTGACTGGACTCATAGCATTTGATGGAAGAGACCCGGCGACAGTTTGGGTCTGcatgggatgcttgtgctcgacgcgttcaggtgccaccttgaccagagCGTCAAGGACAAGCTGactgcatgcaacaccgaccttgtcgCGATACCCGGTGGCATGATGTGGCAGTTATGTTGACTGGTTCTCAAGTTACAGCAATATGTCGGAACGGTGCACATGGTTTTCTCATTCTGGGCGTGGAGAATTTTCAAAAGGTGCTGCAACTGTGAAATTCACTATGATGATTCCCAGACGGATACCTCAGGGCAAGAGAGCCCTTTTTTATAAGTTTCCTCGCTGAAAAATTTTAGCAGACCACCGAATTTAGTGTTGGTGAATAAGATTTTATTCAAGTTTTGAATAAATATCACAAATCACAGacacaatatatataaaaaatgggCTTGTCTTGCCTTCAGAAATTTATTCAGATACACAATAAAAAAGAATTCTGGAAATCTGATGAGCGGTTACAGAGATGTGGCTGGAACAAGCAGCTGCACCAGCCAAATAAGTCATTTTTAGAAAATGAGCTTTGAAAGTTTTGAGCACATATATTGGTCTAAAATGACCTTGCAGTGTAACTGGAGATGTCCTTATGCACTCTCTTTTTTTGCTGCCTTTCCACCTTCTCTTGCGACCGCTTCTTGGCCTTTTTCAAGCGCAGAGAATTTTTCTCTGTTCATTGAATGGCCAGGTGGCCAGGTGTTAGACCCACTGATGAACATAGCTCTTGGGTAGCCCTGTGGCAGCCAGCATTATATCTTAAAACTGCCTCATGCAGTGCTGTCTCCACAGCAAACAGCGACACATGCTGGTCTTTGGGCATCAGAGACCAAAGCACTGAGTGAAATGATTCTGATGCGTTCTGAGTCTTTGCTCCCAGGCAGCGTTACAGAAGAGGAGCCTGTGAGAGGCACTCATAACCAGGTAGCAGTGCTTCTAAAACATAGCGTGGAAGATTGTGCCAATGCTTCGGAGGTGGCACACCATCACTCTTGCTGGCGTTATGACGACACCACAAGTCTGCACCCTCCGGGCACAAGTGAGGATCCTCGTCCGCCGATGTCACGTGGTTGTACGATGCCATCACTGCACGCTGCATTGCAGCCGCATCGTTGGAAATGTTCCGTAGGACCCAGCCATAATAGTCGGTCAACCTGTCAATGAGGGCCTTTGTCAGTCTGCCCTTCCCTACTAAAGCCTGGTCAATTTTCTGCACACGATTGCGCAGTGCTGTCCTTATCCTCTTCTGGACGTGGTTCAGGCATTCCTCTTTCGAAATGGGGACCAGTCCATAAACATTTTCTTGCACAAGGGCAGAGAAGGTGGCACTATCTCCGTCAGACACAAGCGTTGTGTAACGGAGGTTGTGCTTTGGTACCGAACGTGAGAAAAGGATGACAGCTGCCTCAACCTCCATCCTCCCAGACTTAGAGTCAGTGTTTTTCTGGCATACATGATCCTCCTGCCGGCTTGTGTAGCCTGGGTTTCCAGGCTTTGGTCCtacttggcaaccaaggcactggTTCGATAAAACAATGGCGTCCAAGATGGGGCCCGTATGATATTCAAGTATTGCAGCAACTCCAATATGGGACGTGCTTCCATGCTTGTGCTATGTTCCATCAAAGTTTACTGTGGTATCCCTGCTGAACTATGGATCCATTTCCATGTAGGTGGTTTTCACAGCACAAGCAGATTCTGCATAGAACTTGTCTATGCACTGTGTTTGCAGTTCCCTGAATTTCTTCAAGTGCTTCCAAAAAGTCTTATCATGCAGGCCACGATGGGACACGTTCATCTCCGCCCAAAAATCATTGAGGGCTGTTTGTCCCTTTCCTATCTGTTTTGTTGCCACGATGGCTCTTATATTCACGTCAAAGGCCACTGAGTCATCCAGACGAGCAGAACTCCACGAGCTTGCAACTACTCCACAATGTAAGCATAGCAGCTCAAGTTGGGTGCCTTCTTGAACCTTCATCCCAGCCGCGAAGCAACGCTGGCATGGTTCCCAAGATAACAGGTCACCTAGAGCATCCATTTGCACAAGGGGAAATTTTTTGCCTTCACTTGTAGCAGTGGCAGCTTCAGGATCGCGCTCCATCGCTGACATAGCGCCAAGTCCTCGTTGCACAGCAGCGCATTTTTTATCTGCTGCTTCTTTCTCCTTGCACGTCAGGAAACGTGTTTTCAAGTGCACAGTGGACGATGCGATCGCACTGTCCGAGGCAGATGAAAGAGAGGATGTGGAAGCCGCTGTCGATGAGCATGAGACACCAGGCGCACTCATCATGACAAATTCTTGCGCCGGTGGAGCAAGAGTCACATTGCTAGAAGCATCGACACAACCACGCTCTTGCATagatgaagcagaagctggccCGCAGGAAACATCAGTGCGATCATTGTCGACGCGCAGGCGAGCAGCGAGCTTCACAGAACGCTTCCTTGCACCGAACGCGTGTAGCGTGTCTAGTGTTTCTTTGGATGCACCGTGGCCGACCGCACAACAATCAGCAGGCTAAACGCTACAACAGTCTCATAAAGACGGTTGAAAATCGTCTCATAAAGATGGTAGAAACTTGGAGAATATGCGAATGGCTGCAAGGATAGACGATGGCAAGCTCAACACACAAAGGGTGCCGGCAATGGAGGACCCGAAGCAGACAACGGCTGGATGCATTATGCAGGAGACCACTACATCATCGTACGCAGCAGCCAATGGGAGTCGCGGGCTCCCCCTTCAACAATTTCATCTTCGCGTCTCAGCCGTGAGAAACTTAAAAGCTCTCGCAAGCACTCTAATCATGAGTGATTTACACCTCTAACGCGCagccaccgccgccgcgggtggagggaaaaaaaaaagcacaacaatGCACAAACAAAACACCACCAAAATGGTGGTGCTCAGGAGAGCGGTGGAGAAATGGCGTTTGCACCAAGTAGGGGTATTTTGAGCATTCGCTCGCTGCTCAAGGGCTGCCGCGGCTCATTATTAATTTTATTTCAAATAGGTTCGTGATGAATTAAGACGTTGATATTTACAGAAATGGTAGTTTATAAGACATACTGCCCGAATATGTGGTTTTCCAAATATCTACTTTTTCGCAATTTTTCGGTTTTAGaaggccgcgtccccccttaattgCTATGGCAATGGGCGCGAGAGCAAATGACCTGCATTACAAAAGTTCCACAGCTTGCTTTGCTTCGGCAATTACTAATGCCTGTAACAACGAAAGTAAGTTTAAGTTAACCAATTACATTGTACGATTGTTCTCTCCTTGGCACACCTTTAAACAGCAAGTTAAGTGAGGCCCTGGAAAATAAGAACTACACAAGCGAATAATGTCACACACAATCAGCTGCTGGCCTCCTTGCTTTTGACACGAGCTGAAATGTTCATGACTTTAAAGCAGCAGACATTCTGGGAaaacgggcaaaaaaaaaaaaaaaaacaccacctaACTGCTTTCGAGCCATGCAACAGGCACCGCATGCAAGAGTGAGCGATTGTAGTGCCGCTGCTCTTTTCGCCACCAGGGGCGTAAGCGGCCCATATGCGTCGCTGCCCCCGCTATTGCACTGTCCCTTGTAGTTCGCTGTAACATTGTTTATCTCGCCAATGTGAAGTAAAGTGGGTGCATGAGCGCGCTCGTGCTACGTCGGCCTATATATGCCCCTTAACcaagcaatttcttttctttgacTTTCATTAGTTTGAATTCTAAAGGAAAATtgaattatggagttttatgtgccaaaatagctttctgattatgaggcacgccatagtgggggactccggaaatttagaccacctgggtttctttaacatgcacttaaatctaagtacacaggtgttttcgcatttcacccccatcgaaatgaggccgccgtggccaggattcgatcttgtgacctcgtgcttagctgcccaacatcatagccactaagcaaccacggcgggtagtagtTCGAATTCTGTATAATTTAAATTTGCATAGCGTCCCTGCAGAACTCagattaacgagcttttactgtaccaATCATTTCAATGCACCATCTACATTATAAAATACATGTAGATCACGGTTGCCATTCCACCAATGCAAAAGACTCTATAAAAGAAAAGCTTCAAGGCCCcctacaaaacaaaacaaaaatatgttaGATTTAGTGGGAAATCTATCAAAATAGCAACACTGGCCCAATCCCATCTAAAATCAGTTTCTTTCCATTGCTGTGGCACTTGGTGGTGCAAGGGCAAATAAATCTTGCATTGGAGGCACCCGACAGCATCCTGACATCGTCCTAACCTAACTCATCCTAACACAAAGCACACTCTTCGGCTGGAAAAAAAAGCATGAGATTAACATTCATGGTATATGGTATATTAACCTTCAGTATATGGTTTTCATTGGCAACAGTTACTTGTGTGCTGTCACGACCAACCCTTCTTTTGTTACAACTACCTCTTGTCCTTGTGTGCAGGCAGTGCTGCATTTCATCATTACTACTGAGTTGCACAGAATTTAGCGTTGGTTTTCTTGACTGTCCCACT contains:
- the LOC142559427 gene encoding uncharacterized protein LOC142559427, with translation MEVEAAVILFSRSVPKHNLRYTTLVSDGDSATFSALVQENVYGLVPISKEECLNHVQKRIRTALRNRVQKIDQALVGKGRLTKALIDRLTDYYGWVLRNISNDAAAMQRAVMASYNHVTSADEDPHLCPEGADLWCRHNASKSDGVPPPKHWHNLPRYVLEALLPGYECLSQAPLL